One part of the Musa acuminata AAA Group cultivar baxijiao chromosome BXJ1-5, Cavendish_Baxijiao_AAA, whole genome shotgun sequence genome encodes these proteins:
- the LOC135673061 gene encoding uncharacterized membrane protein At1g16860-like has product MGSRFPSHQLSSGLYVSGRPEQPKEKPPTMSSVAMPYTGGDIKKSGELGKMFDIPTDNSRSRKSGPITNAPTRTGTFGGSASYSGPIIMPNSGSRSNYSSGPVSSTGMPSRQKSNSGPLNKQIDSMKRSSGQQSGGTNPMARQNSGPLALPATGLITSGPVSSGHLNSSGAPRKVSGPLDSSGSAKLHNTLSVHNQAVTNISHEDDFSFKRTFPKPALWAVILLFVMGFIAGGFILGAVHNAIILIVVVALFGIVAALFIWNSCWGRKAMIRFIACYPDAELRTAKDGQYVKVSGIVTCGNVPLESSFEKVPRCVYTSTSLYEYRGWDSKLANPQHRRFTWGLRSMERHVVDFYISDFQSGLRALVKTGCGAKVTPFVDESAVLDINPSKKDLSAEFLMWLAQRNLSSDDRVMRMKEGYIKEGSTVSVMGVVRKNDNVLMIVPPSEPISTGCQWTSCILPANLDGIVLRCEDTSKLDVIPV; this is encoded by the exons ATGGGATCTAGATTCCCATCACATCAACTCAGCAGTGGCCTCTATGTTTCTGGCCGTCCTGAGCAACCAAAGGAGAAGCCTCCAACTATGAGCTCTGTAGCCATGCCATATACCGGCGGAGATATTAAGAAGTCTGGAGAACTGGGGAAGATGTTTGACATTCCGACAGATAACTCGAGGTCAAGAAAATCTGGTCCTATAACAAATGCTCCAACGAGAACTGGAACATTTGGAGGTTCTGCCTCATACTCAGGACCTATTATCATGCCAAACTCTGGAAGTCGGTCTAACTATTCATCCGGTCCAGTTTCATCTACAGGAATGCCAAGTagacaaaaatccaattcaggacCTCTAAATAAACAAATTGATTCTATGAAAAGGTCATCTGGCCAGCAAAGTGGTGGGACTAACCCGATGGCTCGCCAAAATTCTGGTCCACTTGCTCTCCCTGCAACTGGACTTATAACATCAGGCCCTGTTTCTTCAGGTCATCTAAATTCATCTGGAGCCCCTCGAAAAGTGTCTGGTCCTTTGGATTCCTCTGGTTCAGCTAAGTTACATAACACCTTGAGCGTACACAACCAAGCTGTCACTAATATCAGCCACGAGGATGACTTTTCTTTCAAGAGGACATTCCCAAAACCAGCATTATGGGCTGTGATTCTTCTGTTTGTGATGGGATTCATTGCTGGTGGATTTATTCTTGGAGCTGTCCATAATGCAATTATTCTCATTGTCGTTGTAGCTCTCTTTGGCATTGTGGCTGCACTTTTTATTTGGAATTCTTGTTGGGGAAGAAAGGCTATGATACGATTCATTGCATGCTATCCTGATGCCGAGCTAAGAACTGCAAAAGATGGTCAATACGTCAAGGTCTCTGGG ATTGTAACCTGTGGAAATGTTCCCCTCGAATCATCCTTTGAGAAGGTACCCAGATGCGTGTACACGTCTACAAGTTTATATGAGTACAGGGGCTGGGACTCTAAGCTTGCCAATCCTCAGCATCGCCGTTTTACATGGGGTCTTAGATCAATGGAG AGGCATGTAGTTGATTTCTACATCTCAGATTTTCAATCTGGGTTACGAGCATTGGTAAAGACTGGCTGTGGTGCAAAAGTGACCCCATTTGTTGATGAGTCTGCTGTTTTGGATATCAACCCAAGCAAGAAAGACTTGTCTGCTGAATTCCTTATGTGGTTAGCTCAGAGGAATCTTTCAAGTGATGATCGTGTAATGCGCATGAAAGAAGG GTATATCAAGGAAGGCAGTACTGTGAGTGTGATGGGAGTCGTTCGGAAGAATGACAATGTGCTTATGATTGTTCCTCCATCTGAGCCAATTTCGACAGGATGCCAATGGACCAGTTGTATCCTCCCAGCTAATCTTGATGGGATTGTGTTGAGGTGTGAAGATACTTCAAAGCTCGATGTCATACCGGTGTAG
- the LOC135673062 gene encoding oxysterol-binding protein-related protein 4C-like isoform X7, with amino-acid sequence MLSLLRNVRPGSDLTHFQLPPLFNMPKSQLQCYGESVYCINDDYLTRCPRGKSSLERFTSVVAWSISTMRPAIFGLAPYDPILGETHHVSRGSLNVLLEQVSHHPPVSALHATDAKENIELIWWHNLVTRFHGTNVEAVINGKRQLKLLTFGEDYEMDSPNLVVRLLPTTGADWLGDVRIRCKDSDLEANLCYHKSQSFLGFGGNSRSVRGNIFHSKTSKTIYEIDGQWDRIVNLKDVHSGEVTVLYDAMKAISKLKTPVLEAPENLWPTESATVWREVSQAILNMDWEKASEAKRRIEEKERELQREWKSRGEVWVPKHFSVAHAKDNEWDCWPLEHSVPLAPISVPP; translated from the exons ATGCTCAGTCTTCTCCGCAACGTACGGCCAGGGTCCGATCTCACCCACTTCCAG TTGCCTCCTCTCTTCAACATGCCAAAATCACAGCTCCAGTGCTATGGGGAATCAGTTTATTGCATCAATGATGACTACTTAACCAGGTGTCCCAGAGGGAAGAGCAGCCTTGAAAGATTTACCTCAGTAGTTGCATGGAGCATATCAACCATGCGACCTGCGATATTTGGACTGGCTCCTTACGATCCGATTCTAGGAGAAACTCATCATGTCTCCAGGGGGTCCCTCAATGTGCTCCTTGAGCAG GTCTCGCATCACCCTCCAGTGTCTGCTCTTCATGCAACTGATGCAAAAGAGAACATAGAACTTATATGGTGGCACAACCTAGTTACCAGGTTTCATG GCACCAATGTCGAAGCTGTAATCAATGGAAAGAGGCAGCTGAAGCTTTTGACCTTTGGGGAGGACTATGAGATGGATTCACCCAACTTGGTAGTAAGATTACTTCCGACTACTGGTGCTGACTGGCTGGGGGATGTCAGAATCAGGTGTAAAGATTCTGATCTGGAGGCCAATCTCTGCTATCACAAGAGTCAATCGTTCCTTGGATTTGGCGGGAATTCAAGGTCTGTCAGGGGTAATATTTTTCACTCAAAGACATCAAAGACTATCTATGAGATTGATGGCCAGTGGGACAG GATTGTCAACTTGAAGGATGTCCATAGCGGAGAAGTTACGGTCTTGTATGATGCCATGAAGGCCATCTCAAAACTCAAGACTCCTGTTCTTGAGGCTCCAGAG AACTTGTGGCCTACTGAATCAGCCACAGTGTGGAGGGAAGTAAGCCAAGCCATTTTGAACATGGACTGGGAAAAAGCTTCAGAAGCAAAGAGAAGGATAGAGGAAAAGGAGAGAGAGCTACAGAGAGAATGGAAATCTAGAGGGGAAGTATGGGTTCCCAAACATTTCTCAGTAGCCCATGCCAAGGACAATGAGTGGGACTGCTGGCCCTTGGAGCATTCAGTCCCACTAGCTCCAATTTCTGTTCCTCCATGA
- the LOC135673062 gene encoding oxysterol-binding protein-related protein 4C-like isoform X6: MVDDAATEQRREAAVVLTPPLALEGGLVEEHQTPGLLPRMLSLLRNVRPGSDLTHFQLPPLFNMPKSQLQCYGESVYCINDDYLTRCPRGKSSLERFTSVVAWSISTMRPAIFGLAPYDPILGETHHVSRGSLNVLLEQVSHHPPVSALHATDAKENIELIWWHNLVTRFHGTNVEAVINGKRQLKLLTFGEDYEMDSPNLVVRLLPTTGADWLGDVRIRCKDSDLEANLCYHKSQSFLGFGGNSRSVRGNIFHSKTSKTIYEIDGQWDRIVNLKDVHSGEVTVLYDAMKAISKLKTPVLEAPENLWPTESATVWREVSQAILNMDWEKASEAKRRIEEKERELQREWKSRGEVWVPKHFSVAHAKDNEWDCWPLEHSVPLAPISVPP; this comes from the exons ATG GTTGACGATGCGGCGACGGAGCAGCGGAGGGAGGCGGCCGTGGTGCTGACGCCGCCGCTGGCGCTGGAGGGAGGGCTGGTGGAGGAGCACCAAACGCCCGGCCTCCTCCCACGGATGCTCAGTCTTCTCCGCAACGTACGGCCAGGGTCCGATCTCACCCACTTCCAG TTGCCTCCTCTCTTCAACATGCCAAAATCACAGCTCCAGTGCTATGGGGAATCAGTTTATTGCATCAATGATGACTACTTAACCAGGTGTCCCAGAGGGAAGAGCAGCCTTGAAAGATTTACCTCAGTAGTTGCATGGAGCATATCAACCATGCGACCTGCGATATTTGGACTGGCTCCTTACGATCCGATTCTAGGAGAAACTCATCATGTCTCCAGGGGGTCCCTCAATGTGCTCCTTGAGCAG GTCTCGCATCACCCTCCAGTGTCTGCTCTTCATGCAACTGATGCAAAAGAGAACATAGAACTTATATGGTGGCACAACCTAGTTACCAGGTTTCATG GCACCAATGTCGAAGCTGTAATCAATGGAAAGAGGCAGCTGAAGCTTTTGACCTTTGGGGAGGACTATGAGATGGATTCACCCAACTTGGTAGTAAGATTACTTCCGACTACTGGTGCTGACTGGCTGGGGGATGTCAGAATCAGGTGTAAAGATTCTGATCTGGAGGCCAATCTCTGCTATCACAAGAGTCAATCGTTCCTTGGATTTGGCGGGAATTCAAGGTCTGTCAGGGGTAATATTTTTCACTCAAAGACATCAAAGACTATCTATGAGATTGATGGCCAGTGGGACAG GATTGTCAACTTGAAGGATGTCCATAGCGGAGAAGTTACGGTCTTGTATGATGCCATGAAGGCCATCTCAAAACTCAAGACTCCTGTTCTTGAGGCTCCAGAG AACTTGTGGCCTACTGAATCAGCCACAGTGTGGAGGGAAGTAAGCCAAGCCATTTTGAACATGGACTGGGAAAAAGCTTCAGAAGCAAAGAGAAGGATAGAGGAAAAGGAGAGAGAGCTACAGAGAGAATGGAAATCTAGAGGGGAAGTATGGGTTCCCAAACATTTCTCAGTAGCCCATGCCAAGGACAATGAGTGGGACTGCTGGCCCTTGGAGCATTCAGTCCCACTAGCTCCAATTTCTGTTCCTCCATGA
- the LOC135673062 gene encoding oxysterol-binding protein-related protein 4C-like isoform X4, producing the protein MSSVSESESEAGPHVEAIFTSPSIEVVDDAATEQRREAAVVLTPPLALEGGLVEEHQTPGLLPRMLSLLRNVRPGSDLTHFQLPPLFNMPKSQLQCYGESVYCINDDYLTRCPRGKSSLERFTSVVAWSISTMRPAIFGLAPYDPILGETHHVSRGSLNVLLEQVSHHPPVSALHATDAKENIELIWWHNLVTRFHGTNVEAVINGKRQLKLLTFGEDYEMDSPNLVVRLLPTTGADWLGDVRIRCKDSDLEANLCYHKSQSFLGFGGNSRSVRGNIFHSKTSKTIYEIDGQWDRIVNLKDVHSGEVTVLYDAMKAISKLKTPVLEAPENLWPTESATVWREVSQAILNMDWEKASEAKRRIEEKERELQREWKSRGEVWVPKHFSVAHAKDNEWDCWPLEHSVPLAPISVPP; encoded by the exons ATG AGTAGCgtgagcgagagcgagagcgaaGCGGGTCCCCATGTGGAGGCCATCTTCACGTCTCCATCCATCGAAGTG GTTGACGATGCGGCGACGGAGCAGCGGAGGGAGGCGGCCGTGGTGCTGACGCCGCCGCTGGCGCTGGAGGGAGGGCTGGTGGAGGAGCACCAAACGCCCGGCCTCCTCCCACGGATGCTCAGTCTTCTCCGCAACGTACGGCCAGGGTCCGATCTCACCCACTTCCAG TTGCCTCCTCTCTTCAACATGCCAAAATCACAGCTCCAGTGCTATGGGGAATCAGTTTATTGCATCAATGATGACTACTTAACCAGGTGTCCCAGAGGGAAGAGCAGCCTTGAAAGATTTACCTCAGTAGTTGCATGGAGCATATCAACCATGCGACCTGCGATATTTGGACTGGCTCCTTACGATCCGATTCTAGGAGAAACTCATCATGTCTCCAGGGGGTCCCTCAATGTGCTCCTTGAGCAG GTCTCGCATCACCCTCCAGTGTCTGCTCTTCATGCAACTGATGCAAAAGAGAACATAGAACTTATATGGTGGCACAACCTAGTTACCAGGTTTCATG GCACCAATGTCGAAGCTGTAATCAATGGAAAGAGGCAGCTGAAGCTTTTGACCTTTGGGGAGGACTATGAGATGGATTCACCCAACTTGGTAGTAAGATTACTTCCGACTACTGGTGCTGACTGGCTGGGGGATGTCAGAATCAGGTGTAAAGATTCTGATCTGGAGGCCAATCTCTGCTATCACAAGAGTCAATCGTTCCTTGGATTTGGCGGGAATTCAAGGTCTGTCAGGGGTAATATTTTTCACTCAAAGACATCAAAGACTATCTATGAGATTGATGGCCAGTGGGACAG GATTGTCAACTTGAAGGATGTCCATAGCGGAGAAGTTACGGTCTTGTATGATGCCATGAAGGCCATCTCAAAACTCAAGACTCCTGTTCTTGAGGCTCCAGAG AACTTGTGGCCTACTGAATCAGCCACAGTGTGGAGGGAAGTAAGCCAAGCCATTTTGAACATGGACTGGGAAAAAGCTTCAGAAGCAAAGAGAAGGATAGAGGAAAAGGAGAGAGAGCTACAGAGAGAATGGAAATCTAGAGGGGAAGTATGGGTTCCCAAACATTTCTCAGTAGCCCATGCCAAGGACAATGAGTGGGACTGCTGGCCCTTGGAGCATTCAGTCCCACTAGCTCCAATTTCTGTTCCTCCATGA
- the LOC135673062 gene encoding oxysterol-binding protein-related protein 4C-like isoform X2, producing the protein MCSAASDPRSISSTGFHRSSVSESESEAGPHVEAIFTSPSIEVVDDAATEQRREAAVVLTPPLALEGGLVEEHQTPGLLPRMLSLLRNVRPGSDLTHFQLPPLFNMPKSQLQCYGESVYCINDDYLTRCPRGKSSLERFTSVVAWSISTMRPAIFGLAPYDPILGETHHVSRGSLNVLLEQVSHHPPVSALHATDAKENIELIWWHNLVTRFHGTNVEAVINGKRQLKLLTFGEDYEMDSPNLVVRLLPTTGADWLGDVRIRCKDSDLEANLCYHKSQSFLGFGGNSRSVRGNIFHSKTSKTIYEIDGQWDRIVNLKDVHSGEVTVLYDAMKAISKLKTPVLEAPENLWPTESATVWREVSQAILNMDWEKASEAKRRIEEKERELQREWKSRGEVWVPKHFSVAHAKDNEWDCWPLEHSVPLAPISVPP; encoded by the exons ATGTGTTCCGCCGCTTCGGATCCAAGATCGATTTCTTCGACCGGATTCCATCGA AGTAGCgtgagcgagagcgagagcgaaGCGGGTCCCCATGTGGAGGCCATCTTCACGTCTCCATCCATCGAAGTG GTTGACGATGCGGCGACGGAGCAGCGGAGGGAGGCGGCCGTGGTGCTGACGCCGCCGCTGGCGCTGGAGGGAGGGCTGGTGGAGGAGCACCAAACGCCCGGCCTCCTCCCACGGATGCTCAGTCTTCTCCGCAACGTACGGCCAGGGTCCGATCTCACCCACTTCCAG TTGCCTCCTCTCTTCAACATGCCAAAATCACAGCTCCAGTGCTATGGGGAATCAGTTTATTGCATCAATGATGACTACTTAACCAGGTGTCCCAGAGGGAAGAGCAGCCTTGAAAGATTTACCTCAGTAGTTGCATGGAGCATATCAACCATGCGACCTGCGATATTTGGACTGGCTCCTTACGATCCGATTCTAGGAGAAACTCATCATGTCTCCAGGGGGTCCCTCAATGTGCTCCTTGAGCAG GTCTCGCATCACCCTCCAGTGTCTGCTCTTCATGCAACTGATGCAAAAGAGAACATAGAACTTATATGGTGGCACAACCTAGTTACCAGGTTTCATG GCACCAATGTCGAAGCTGTAATCAATGGAAAGAGGCAGCTGAAGCTTTTGACCTTTGGGGAGGACTATGAGATGGATTCACCCAACTTGGTAGTAAGATTACTTCCGACTACTGGTGCTGACTGGCTGGGGGATGTCAGAATCAGGTGTAAAGATTCTGATCTGGAGGCCAATCTCTGCTATCACAAGAGTCAATCGTTCCTTGGATTTGGCGGGAATTCAAGGTCTGTCAGGGGTAATATTTTTCACTCAAAGACATCAAAGACTATCTATGAGATTGATGGCCAGTGGGACAG GATTGTCAACTTGAAGGATGTCCATAGCGGAGAAGTTACGGTCTTGTATGATGCCATGAAGGCCATCTCAAAACTCAAGACTCCTGTTCTTGAGGCTCCAGAG AACTTGTGGCCTACTGAATCAGCCACAGTGTGGAGGGAAGTAAGCCAAGCCATTTTGAACATGGACTGGGAAAAAGCTTCAGAAGCAAAGAGAAGGATAGAGGAAAAGGAGAGAGAGCTACAGAGAGAATGGAAATCTAGAGGGGAAGTATGGGTTCCCAAACATTTCTCAGTAGCCCATGCCAAGGACAATGAGTGGGACTGCTGGCCCTTGGAGCATTCAGTCCCACTAGCTCCAATTTCTGTTCCTCCATGA
- the LOC135673062 gene encoding oxysterol-binding protein-related protein 4C-like isoform X5, with protein sequence MDWVGAQVDDAATEQRREAAVVLTPPLALEGGLVEEHQTPGLLPRMLSLLRNVRPGSDLTHFQLPPLFNMPKSQLQCYGESVYCINDDYLTRCPRGKSSLERFTSVVAWSISTMRPAIFGLAPYDPILGETHHVSRGSLNVLLEQVSHHPPVSALHATDAKENIELIWWHNLVTRFHGTNVEAVINGKRQLKLLTFGEDYEMDSPNLVVRLLPTTGADWLGDVRIRCKDSDLEANLCYHKSQSFLGFGGNSRSVRGNIFHSKTSKTIYEIDGQWDRIVNLKDVHSGEVTVLYDAMKAISKLKTPVLEAPENLWPTESATVWREVSQAILNMDWEKASEAKRRIEEKERELQREWKSRGEVWVPKHFSVAHAKDNEWDCWPLEHSVPLAPISVPP encoded by the exons ATG GATTGGGTGGGAGCGCAGGTTGACGATGCGGCGACGGAGCAGCGGAGGGAGGCGGCCGTGGTGCTGACGCCGCCGCTGGCGCTGGAGGGAGGGCTGGTGGAGGAGCACCAAACGCCCGGCCTCCTCCCACGGATGCTCAGTCTTCTCCGCAACGTACGGCCAGGGTCCGATCTCACCCACTTCCAG TTGCCTCCTCTCTTCAACATGCCAAAATCACAGCTCCAGTGCTATGGGGAATCAGTTTATTGCATCAATGATGACTACTTAACCAGGTGTCCCAGAGGGAAGAGCAGCCTTGAAAGATTTACCTCAGTAGTTGCATGGAGCATATCAACCATGCGACCTGCGATATTTGGACTGGCTCCTTACGATCCGATTCTAGGAGAAACTCATCATGTCTCCAGGGGGTCCCTCAATGTGCTCCTTGAGCAG GTCTCGCATCACCCTCCAGTGTCTGCTCTTCATGCAACTGATGCAAAAGAGAACATAGAACTTATATGGTGGCACAACCTAGTTACCAGGTTTCATG GCACCAATGTCGAAGCTGTAATCAATGGAAAGAGGCAGCTGAAGCTTTTGACCTTTGGGGAGGACTATGAGATGGATTCACCCAACTTGGTAGTAAGATTACTTCCGACTACTGGTGCTGACTGGCTGGGGGATGTCAGAATCAGGTGTAAAGATTCTGATCTGGAGGCCAATCTCTGCTATCACAAGAGTCAATCGTTCCTTGGATTTGGCGGGAATTCAAGGTCTGTCAGGGGTAATATTTTTCACTCAAAGACATCAAAGACTATCTATGAGATTGATGGCCAGTGGGACAG GATTGTCAACTTGAAGGATGTCCATAGCGGAGAAGTTACGGTCTTGTATGATGCCATGAAGGCCATCTCAAAACTCAAGACTCCTGTTCTTGAGGCTCCAGAG AACTTGTGGCCTACTGAATCAGCCACAGTGTGGAGGGAAGTAAGCCAAGCCATTTTGAACATGGACTGGGAAAAAGCTTCAGAAGCAAAGAGAAGGATAGAGGAAAAGGAGAGAGAGCTACAGAGAGAATGGAAATCTAGAGGGGAAGTATGGGTTCCCAAACATTTCTCAGTAGCCCATGCCAAGGACAATGAGTGGGACTGCTGGCCCTTGGAGCATTCAGTCCCACTAGCTCCAATTTCTGTTCCTCCATGA
- the LOC135673062 gene encoding oxysterol-binding protein-related protein 4C-like isoform X3 gives MSSVSESESEAGPHVEAIFTSPSIEVDWVGAQVDDAATEQRREAAVVLTPPLALEGGLVEEHQTPGLLPRMLSLLRNVRPGSDLTHFQLPPLFNMPKSQLQCYGESVYCINDDYLTRCPRGKSSLERFTSVVAWSISTMRPAIFGLAPYDPILGETHHVSRGSLNVLLEQVSHHPPVSALHATDAKENIELIWWHNLVTRFHGTNVEAVINGKRQLKLLTFGEDYEMDSPNLVVRLLPTTGADWLGDVRIRCKDSDLEANLCYHKSQSFLGFGGNSRSVRGNIFHSKTSKTIYEIDGQWDRIVNLKDVHSGEVTVLYDAMKAISKLKTPVLEAPENLWPTESATVWREVSQAILNMDWEKASEAKRRIEEKERELQREWKSRGEVWVPKHFSVAHAKDNEWDCWPLEHSVPLAPISVPP, from the exons ATG AGTAGCgtgagcgagagcgagagcgaaGCGGGTCCCCATGTGGAGGCCATCTTCACGTCTCCATCCATCGAAGTG GATTGGGTGGGAGCGCAGGTTGACGATGCGGCGACGGAGCAGCGGAGGGAGGCGGCCGTGGTGCTGACGCCGCCGCTGGCGCTGGAGGGAGGGCTGGTGGAGGAGCACCAAACGCCCGGCCTCCTCCCACGGATGCTCAGTCTTCTCCGCAACGTACGGCCAGGGTCCGATCTCACCCACTTCCAG TTGCCTCCTCTCTTCAACATGCCAAAATCACAGCTCCAGTGCTATGGGGAATCAGTTTATTGCATCAATGATGACTACTTAACCAGGTGTCCCAGAGGGAAGAGCAGCCTTGAAAGATTTACCTCAGTAGTTGCATGGAGCATATCAACCATGCGACCTGCGATATTTGGACTGGCTCCTTACGATCCGATTCTAGGAGAAACTCATCATGTCTCCAGGGGGTCCCTCAATGTGCTCCTTGAGCAG GTCTCGCATCACCCTCCAGTGTCTGCTCTTCATGCAACTGATGCAAAAGAGAACATAGAACTTATATGGTGGCACAACCTAGTTACCAGGTTTCATG GCACCAATGTCGAAGCTGTAATCAATGGAAAGAGGCAGCTGAAGCTTTTGACCTTTGGGGAGGACTATGAGATGGATTCACCCAACTTGGTAGTAAGATTACTTCCGACTACTGGTGCTGACTGGCTGGGGGATGTCAGAATCAGGTGTAAAGATTCTGATCTGGAGGCCAATCTCTGCTATCACAAGAGTCAATCGTTCCTTGGATTTGGCGGGAATTCAAGGTCTGTCAGGGGTAATATTTTTCACTCAAAGACATCAAAGACTATCTATGAGATTGATGGCCAGTGGGACAG GATTGTCAACTTGAAGGATGTCCATAGCGGAGAAGTTACGGTCTTGTATGATGCCATGAAGGCCATCTCAAAACTCAAGACTCCTGTTCTTGAGGCTCCAGAG AACTTGTGGCCTACTGAATCAGCCACAGTGTGGAGGGAAGTAAGCCAAGCCATTTTGAACATGGACTGGGAAAAAGCTTCAGAAGCAAAGAGAAGGATAGAGGAAAAGGAGAGAGAGCTACAGAGAGAATGGAAATCTAGAGGGGAAGTATGGGTTCCCAAACATTTCTCAGTAGCCCATGCCAAGGACAATGAGTGGGACTGCTGGCCCTTGGAGCATTCAGTCCCACTAGCTCCAATTTCTGTTCCTCCATGA
- the LOC135673062 gene encoding oxysterol-binding protein-related protein 4C-like isoform X1 yields MCSAASDPRSISSTGFHRSSVSESESEAGPHVEAIFTSPSIEVDWVGAQVDDAATEQRREAAVVLTPPLALEGGLVEEHQTPGLLPRMLSLLRNVRPGSDLTHFQLPPLFNMPKSQLQCYGESVYCINDDYLTRCPRGKSSLERFTSVVAWSISTMRPAIFGLAPYDPILGETHHVSRGSLNVLLEQVSHHPPVSALHATDAKENIELIWWHNLVTRFHGTNVEAVINGKRQLKLLTFGEDYEMDSPNLVVRLLPTTGADWLGDVRIRCKDSDLEANLCYHKSQSFLGFGGNSRSVRGNIFHSKTSKTIYEIDGQWDRIVNLKDVHSGEVTVLYDAMKAISKLKTPVLEAPENLWPTESATVWREVSQAILNMDWEKASEAKRRIEEKERELQREWKSRGEVWVPKHFSVAHAKDNEWDCWPLEHSVPLAPISVPP; encoded by the exons ATGTGTTCCGCCGCTTCGGATCCAAGATCGATTTCTTCGACCGGATTCCATCGA AGTAGCgtgagcgagagcgagagcgaaGCGGGTCCCCATGTGGAGGCCATCTTCACGTCTCCATCCATCGAAGTG GATTGGGTGGGAGCGCAGGTTGACGATGCGGCGACGGAGCAGCGGAGGGAGGCGGCCGTGGTGCTGACGCCGCCGCTGGCGCTGGAGGGAGGGCTGGTGGAGGAGCACCAAACGCCCGGCCTCCTCCCACGGATGCTCAGTCTTCTCCGCAACGTACGGCCAGGGTCCGATCTCACCCACTTCCAG TTGCCTCCTCTCTTCAACATGCCAAAATCACAGCTCCAGTGCTATGGGGAATCAGTTTATTGCATCAATGATGACTACTTAACCAGGTGTCCCAGAGGGAAGAGCAGCCTTGAAAGATTTACCTCAGTAGTTGCATGGAGCATATCAACCATGCGACCTGCGATATTTGGACTGGCTCCTTACGATCCGATTCTAGGAGAAACTCATCATGTCTCCAGGGGGTCCCTCAATGTGCTCCTTGAGCAG GTCTCGCATCACCCTCCAGTGTCTGCTCTTCATGCAACTGATGCAAAAGAGAACATAGAACTTATATGGTGGCACAACCTAGTTACCAGGTTTCATG GCACCAATGTCGAAGCTGTAATCAATGGAAAGAGGCAGCTGAAGCTTTTGACCTTTGGGGAGGACTATGAGATGGATTCACCCAACTTGGTAGTAAGATTACTTCCGACTACTGGTGCTGACTGGCTGGGGGATGTCAGAATCAGGTGTAAAGATTCTGATCTGGAGGCCAATCTCTGCTATCACAAGAGTCAATCGTTCCTTGGATTTGGCGGGAATTCAAGGTCTGTCAGGGGTAATATTTTTCACTCAAAGACATCAAAGACTATCTATGAGATTGATGGCCAGTGGGACAG GATTGTCAACTTGAAGGATGTCCATAGCGGAGAAGTTACGGTCTTGTATGATGCCATGAAGGCCATCTCAAAACTCAAGACTCCTGTTCTTGAGGCTCCAGAG AACTTGTGGCCTACTGAATCAGCCACAGTGTGGAGGGAAGTAAGCCAAGCCATTTTGAACATGGACTGGGAAAAAGCTTCAGAAGCAAAGAGAAGGATAGAGGAAAAGGAGAGAGAGCTACAGAGAGAATGGAAATCTAGAGGGGAAGTATGGGTTCCCAAACATTTCTCAGTAGCCCATGCCAAGGACAATGAGTGGGACTGCTGGCCCTTGGAGCATTCAGTCCCACTAGCTCCAATTTCTGTTCCTCCATGA